The region TGGTACAAGCAATGTTTCTTTACTATGGTATACCTATGGCGGTGGGTGTTAGAATTACACCGATTACTGCCGGTATCATTATTATTGCTGTAAACTCCGGTGCGTATATCGCTGAAATTGTGCGCGGTGCTGTTCAGTCGATTGATCCCGGGCAAGTTGAAGCTGGCCGATCTATAGGGCTTACACGCTCTCAGACAATGCTCTATGTTGTGTGGCCACAGGCTTTAAAACGCATGATCCCACCTTTGGGTAACCAGTTTATTATCAGTTTGAAAGATACTTCTTTGTTGATGGTTATCGGTGTCGGTGAGCTTATGAGAACAGGGCAGGAAATCACATCCGTCAACTTCAGAGCTTTTGAAGTATATCTTGCTGTCGCCTGTGTATATCTTGTAATGACTCTTTCAATAGCCCAAGCTATGAAAATGTTAGAGAAAAAGCTTAACACCTCCCGGAGATAGAACTGTGATTAAAATTAAGAATTTACATAAAAATTTCGGGAATCTTCAAGTCATCAAAGGAATTGATTTACACGTTAAGTCTGGGGAAGTTGTCTGTATAATCGGCCCATCAGGGTCAGGCAAGTCAACGGTTTTAAGGTGTATTAATAAGCTTGAGGTTCCTAGTTCAGGAACTATTTTTGTTGATGGTTATGATATCATGGATAAGCAGACGGATATCAATAAAGTCCGTACCGAAGCAGGTATGGTTTTTCAGCAGTTTAATCTTTTTCCACATATGACTATTTTGGAAAATGTTACTCTTGGTCCTATCAAAGTTCGTAACATGAATAAAAGCGACGCTAATGAACTTGGGCTAAAACTTCTTGATAAAGTCGGCTTGAAAGAAAAAGCCATTAATTATCCAGATCAGCTTTCCGGTGGGCAGAAACAGCGGATTGCTATTGCCAGATCCCTTGCATTGCAGCCTAAAGTTATCCTTTTTGACGAGCCTACTTCTGCCTTAGATCCTGAACTTGTAGGTGAAGTTTTGGATGTAATGCAGAAACTTGCCAGAGAAGGAATGACCATGATCGTTGTTACTCACGAAATGGGGTTTGCTAAAGAAGTAGCAGACAGGGTTATTTTCATTGATGAAGGCGTTATTCAAGAAGAAGGTAGTCCTGAAGATTTTTTCACTAATCCTAAGAATCCAAGATTAAAAGACTTTTTGGGTAAAGTTGTTTCGCATCTTTAGCCCATACTATAAAAATGATTATTTCAAGGCGGTATCTCTAAGAGGTGCCGCCTTTTTTTGTGCTTGCTTCTTAATAAAGAGTTGACGGATTAGGTTATATACTAAATAAAATTAATGTAGTCCTAAACCTCAAATTATGGAGTAGCTTTATGAAGAAGTTTTTATGCTGTAATCTCGTCGCTCTGATCTTTATGGTTTTTAGCTCAACCGTATTTGCAGTTAACTCTCCGGAGATGCGTGGTACATGGGGAGGGACCGTTAAGCTGATAACTAAAGATGGTGATGTCAGGGATAACAAAGCTGTTTTCGTTATTAATAAACAAGATGGCGACATGTTTTCCGGCTACAAAAT is a window of Desulfovibrio sp. UCD-KL4C DNA encoding:
- a CDS encoding amino acid ABC transporter permease, which translates into the protein MAFVFETSVFWDTFPMLMRGLKLTIEIAVGGLFCGFILGSIAGLMKLAQSIFTRKLAGVYVEAIRGTPMLVQAMFLYYGIPMAVGVRITPITAGIIIIAVNSGAYIAEIVRGAVQSIDPGQVEAGRSIGLTRSQTMLYVVWPQALKRMIPPLGNQFIISLKDTSLLMVIGVGELMRTGQEITSVNFRAFEVYLAVACVYLVMTLSIAQAMKMLEKKLNTSRR
- a CDS encoding amino acid ABC transporter ATP-binding protein, with product MIKIKNLHKNFGNLQVIKGIDLHVKSGEVVCIIGPSGSGKSTVLRCINKLEVPSSGTIFVDGYDIMDKQTDINKVRTEAGMVFQQFNLFPHMTILENVTLGPIKVRNMNKSDANELGLKLLDKVGLKEKAINYPDQLSGGQKQRIAIARSLALQPKVILFDEPTSALDPELVGEVLDVMQKLAREGMTMIVVTHEMGFAKEVADRVIFIDEGVIQEEGSPEDFFTNPKNPRLKDFLGKVVSHL